From one Streptomyces sp. NBC_01478 genomic stretch:
- a CDS encoding acyl carrier protein, with protein MGTAEHTADVPPTDHLSGLIAEVLGVSGAELAEDAGPGVHEAWTSLKHIEVVVVLEEHYGVALSSREIRGITSIAGLRELLVAKGVAS; from the coding sequence ATGGGCACCGCCGAGCACACGGCCGATGTGCCGCCGACCGACCATCTGTCCGGCCTGATCGCCGAGGTCCTGGGGGTGTCGGGGGCCGAACTGGCCGAGGACGCCGGGCCCGGCGTCCATGAGGCCTGGACGAGCCTGAAGCACATCGAGGTCGTGGTCGTGCTGGAGGAGCACTACGGGGTGGCCCTCAGCAGCCGGGAGATCAGGGGCATCACCAGCATCGCCGGTCTGCGCGAGCTCCTGGTGGCCAAGGGGGTGGCCTCGTGA
- a CDS encoding condensation domain-containing protein, with product MTETIREPAREMSADQRAEILARLRAEKRDAAAAGRLRPRDAGLDLIPLSPAQERLYFQDLLDPGNPALNITVSIRVRGAVDHGAVERALAVVVERHEALRTAFVAGPEGPRQRVVPAGPVAVPVAVPGDRQGSPDLDAALVRHARTRLDLVTGRLLDAALFPVGSDEHLLQIVVHHIAFDGWSTSVLVAELVEAYRADAGGRRPKLPALPIQYPDFSLWARERAAGDRYERRLAAVRDRLTGAPFVLDLPADKPRPSLQTHHGALTPLVLDSGTSERLAALARAEGTTPFVALLSVLTILLGRTSEDAEVVVGSPVAGRTRPELEPMIGCFADILVLRMAPAASATFRDLLRAAHEEAGRAYGDQEVPYAKVVEALAPPRDPSRNPLFQVMFGFHEVLPARFDDAVPEFTVETRDNGVTDFDLFLNMERRQDGCFEGELRYNTDLFTADTIADLTGRFADLARAVAVAPDTPWSRLAPARAGLVALAASFPVEPVLPVLRAWARHAGLGLGFEVPSEPGPVAAQLRALTGVFGMNPGAAHVVLLRWEDLAKVGAVLDRRDPEAVGAALDRGLVELCDALSAYRAWSEDPLTIVLCPPSAAWSRWHGTEVFDGPARRLGEACRRWSDVRIRTVQAAVPKNAESTRSTRSDGFDEHQDDADFLDGLDVVPYAGADFHALLGASVVRGLLPLTVRDEDGRPAELVPVWPSRLAAGGAGPVGGADAADLADGGPAAERGAPGAAGFREPVTDTERRLAAMWQQALKVDRVGLDDSFFALGGHSFLAVELLTRIKAEFGRSVEPFELFRGPTLAHLAHLVDASAPGVPEDGPMPVSRDQPLVPSSTQRRLWTLAKVHGAGLLHNSAFPLRIDGDLDEAALRTAVAALLDRHESLRTTIAEDRDGVPVLRIVPDAERWGSEVFPATATVPEGPGRSGEIERLMRAAAEETFDLDRGPLARFRLFAAGPRTHYLSMAMHHAVTDNRSWAIIVRDLAELYHAACSGRDPELPELPVQFADYAHWQHHWLLGAGGREHETRWREIMRDVPALSSLPTDFPRTAEIGSDSAAVTRRVDSELAARLRAAGRRMEVPLFSVVLSAFHLLAARAGGRDEFVVGTLNGNREHAGLSDVVGDFADLVPIRLTGVGDLTVAGRVAATHEAILDARAVQRLPFENIVSAVRAGRVPGRQPLFQTLFNFVDGDDSLPDIDGLTLEPLSWLRAGTEFELLFSLDAEGDEFLITLDYQTGLYSPAGAEALLEAFAAMLEAVAGDSEARSGDVAFPQGCRMPVIAPGTEPDTEFDRAATVPSTAVAASFTAEAAGPALGFWFDLFGRPAKVAFAPYAQVVQQLLDPDAAFGTAGARVNTVLLRWEDGVRHLGHDPRALVGAVDGPARFDAVVRDLETALGDLHAALLSHRAWCRTPLLMAICPASPGWSAEPWATLERGLTARLTRLAATLPAVRVLDVGPIADRYPVERRDDEHADRLAHMPYTPEFTTVLGTVVARAVLSTEPRGTVCLDPGRLLGLCGGTGADDGERAALVARALRRATAQNRSLVFAGAEPAVRLELAARPDLLPDVDAALWLAGHSVGDLEAGFAEAVAVGAVDPADCVVLDPDAELCERLGARFPGVLAVAIPEEADSTRHVLDHLWALDQPIFPGEYDADAALGTAPSVSAAAGSRILTELSDAAGIQAAVDRARWRVYRGEYVEPRTGRERQLTEILARLLGIDRVGLSDSFLALGGDSMTAIQVVSQAARCGISLSPRAVLEAASVADLAEADAAPVVVADQGPVIGPVALAPAQRWFFANPLGAGGDPNYYNHPYYLTVRPDVTAEHLESALRVLVDHHDALRLRFARGEDGEWRQWSEPTGVDVPFERVDLTGTPAEERAERAEALAIGLQSGLDLAAGPTLRALHLHTDGEPDRLLIICHHLVVDGMSRGILLEDLTTLTEQAVMAAPLRLPPKTTSFRDWTDRVDEYASSEELLAEVPFWLEQVAPTPEGVRAPVVPVDHEGGSREMAYMETAEVRVSAAETAAVQRLAVGRGASLSDAVFAASASVLAEWTSSDSCRFAVAGHGRPHRFPDLDLVRTVGWFQIYFPIGIDVADTEGMSLVQSVHRRLAVVPDSGFGYAVLAGQHADPALRVGLTGGEQPLFSFNYMGESGFEQTSAHTSLFGHCPDSYGPCQDGACTWPYLFDLMPAIVDGALVLQIYYRRSIHDAATVTALAERIADRFRALAAPTAQ from the coding sequence ATGACCGAGACCATCCGCGAACCCGCCCGCGAGATGTCGGCCGACCAGCGCGCCGAAATCCTCGCCCGTCTGCGCGCCGAGAAGCGGGACGCCGCCGCTGCCGGTCGACTGCGCCCCCGTGACGCGGGCCTGGACCTGATCCCGCTCAGCCCGGCCCAGGAGCGCCTCTACTTCCAGGACCTGCTCGATCCGGGCAACCCGGCCCTCAACATCACCGTCTCGATCCGGGTCCGCGGCGCCGTGGACCACGGGGCCGTGGAACGCGCGCTCGCCGTGGTCGTGGAGCGCCATGAAGCGCTGCGCACCGCGTTCGTCGCCGGCCCCGAAGGGCCGCGCCAGCGAGTCGTCCCCGCCGGACCGGTCGCCGTCCCCGTCGCCGTGCCCGGCGACCGGCAGGGCTCGCCGGACCTCGACGCGGCCCTGGTCCGGCACGCGCGCACCAGACTCGACCTGGTCACCGGACGCCTCCTGGACGCCGCGCTGTTCCCCGTCGGGAGCGACGAGCACCTGCTCCAGATCGTCGTCCACCACATCGCCTTCGACGGCTGGTCCACCTCCGTCCTCGTGGCAGAACTCGTCGAGGCCTACCGCGCCGACGCCGGAGGCCGCCGGCCGAAGCTCCCGGCACTGCCGATCCAGTACCCGGACTTCTCGTTGTGGGCGCGCGAGCGCGCGGCGGGGGACCGCTACGAGCGCCGCCTCGCCGCGGTCCGCGACCGCCTGACCGGCGCCCCGTTCGTCCTGGACCTGCCCGCCGACAAGCCCAGGCCGTCGCTCCAGACCCACCACGGCGCCCTGACCCCCCTCGTCCTGGACTCCGGGACCAGCGAGCGCCTGGCCGCCCTGGCCCGCGCCGAGGGCACCACGCCGTTCGTCGCCCTGCTCAGCGTCCTCACGATCCTGCTCGGCCGGACCTCGGAGGACGCCGAAGTGGTCGTCGGATCCCCGGTGGCCGGGCGGACGCGTCCCGAACTGGAGCCGATGATCGGCTGCTTCGCCGACATCCTCGTCCTGCGCATGGCCCCGGCGGCCTCGGCCACCTTCCGCGACCTGCTGCGCGCGGCCCACGAGGAGGCCGGCCGGGCCTACGGGGACCAGGAGGTCCCGTACGCCAAGGTCGTCGAAGCCCTGGCGCCGCCGCGCGACCCGTCCCGCAACCCGCTGTTCCAGGTCATGTTCGGCTTCCACGAGGTCCTCCCGGCCCGCTTCGACGACGCGGTCCCGGAGTTCACCGTGGAGACCCGCGACAACGGCGTCACCGACTTCGACCTGTTCCTGAACATGGAACGTCGCCAGGACGGCTGCTTCGAAGGCGAACTGCGCTACAACACCGACCTGTTCACCGCAGACACCATCGCCGACCTCACCGGACGCTTCGCCGACCTGGCGCGCGCCGTCGCCGTCGCTCCCGACACGCCGTGGAGCCGCCTCGCTCCGGCGCGCGCCGGGCTGGTCGCGCTGGCGGCCTCCTTCCCGGTCGAACCGGTGCTGCCGGTACTGCGCGCCTGGGCCAGGCACGCGGGCCTCGGGCTGGGCTTCGAGGTGCCGTCCGAACCCGGCCCGGTGGCCGCACAACTGCGCGCGCTGACCGGCGTGTTCGGCATGAACCCCGGCGCGGCCCACGTGGTGCTGCTGCGCTGGGAGGATCTGGCCAAGGTCGGCGCAGTGCTGGACCGCCGCGACCCCGAAGCGGTCGGTGCGGCCCTGGACCGCGGCCTCGTCGAGCTCTGCGACGCCCTGTCCGCCTACCGTGCCTGGTCCGAGGACCCCCTGACGATCGTGCTCTGCCCGCCCTCGGCGGCGTGGTCCCGCTGGCACGGCACCGAGGTCTTCGACGGACCGGCCCGCCGTCTCGGCGAAGCCTGCCGACGCTGGTCCGACGTCCGGATCCGCACCGTGCAGGCCGCAGTGCCGAAGAACGCCGAGAGCACCCGGAGCACCAGGAGCGACGGCTTCGACGAGCACCAGGACGACGCGGACTTCCTGGACGGGCTGGACGTCGTGCCGTACGCCGGTGCCGACTTCCACGCCCTGCTCGGTGCCTCGGTCGTGCGCGGCCTGCTGCCGCTGACCGTCCGCGACGAGGATGGGCGCCCGGCCGAGCTCGTCCCGGTCTGGCCGTCGCGGCTGGCCGCCGGGGGCGCCGGACCTGTCGGCGGTGCCGACGCGGCCGACCTCGCCGACGGCGGACCTGCTGCAGAGAGGGGAGCGCCGGGCGCGGCCGGATTCCGCGAGCCGGTCACCGACACCGAGCGCCGCCTGGCCGCGATGTGGCAGCAGGCGCTCAAGGTCGACCGGGTCGGCCTGGACGACAGCTTCTTCGCCCTCGGCGGCCACTCCTTCCTCGCCGTCGAGCTGCTGACCCGCATCAAGGCCGAGTTCGGCCGCTCGGTGGAGCCGTTCGAGCTCTTCCGCGGCCCGACCCTCGCCCACCTCGCCCACCTCGTCGACGCCTCGGCACCCGGCGTGCCCGAGGACGGCCCGATGCCCGTGTCACGCGACCAGCCGCTCGTACCGTCCTCCACCCAGCGCCGGCTGTGGACCCTGGCGAAGGTGCACGGCGCCGGCCTCCTGCACAACAGCGCCTTCCCGCTGCGCATCGACGGCGACCTCGACGAGGCCGCACTCCGCACGGCTGTCGCGGCCCTGCTCGATCGCCACGAATCGCTGCGTACGACGATCGCCGAGGACCGCGACGGTGTGCCGGTGCTGCGCATCGTGCCCGATGCGGAGCGCTGGGGGAGCGAGGTCTTCCCGGCGACGGCGACCGTCCCCGAAGGGCCGGGCCGGTCCGGCGAGATCGAGCGACTGATGCGCGCCGCCGCCGAGGAGACCTTCGACCTCGACCGTGGTCCGCTGGCCAGGTTCCGGCTGTTCGCCGCCGGGCCACGCACCCACTACTTGTCGATGGCCATGCATCACGCGGTCACCGACAACCGGTCCTGGGCCATCATCGTGCGCGACCTGGCCGAGCTCTACCACGCCGCCTGCTCGGGACGGGATCCGGAGCTCCCGGAGCTGCCGGTGCAGTTCGCCGACTACGCCCACTGGCAACACCACTGGCTCCTCGGCGCGGGCGGGCGCGAACACGAGACGCGCTGGCGGGAGATCATGCGGGACGTCCCGGCGCTCTCCTCGCTGCCGACCGACTTCCCGCGCACCGCGGAGATCGGCTCGGACAGCGCCGCGGTCACCCGGCGCGTCGACAGCGAGCTGGCCGCACGGCTGCGCGCCGCCGGACGCCGGATGGAGGTGCCGCTGTTCAGCGTCGTACTCAGCGCGTTCCATCTGTTGGCCGCCCGTGCCGGCGGACGAGACGAGTTCGTCGTCGGCACGCTCAACGGCAACCGCGAGCACGCCGGACTGTCCGATGTCGTGGGCGACTTCGCCGACCTGGTGCCGATCCGGCTGACCGGGGTCGGCGACCTGACCGTCGCGGGCCGGGTCGCGGCCACCCACGAAGCGATTCTGGATGCACGCGCTGTCCAGCGGCTGCCGTTCGAGAACATCGTCTCGGCGGTCCGCGCCGGGCGCGTCCCCGGCCGCCAACCGCTGTTCCAGACGCTGTTCAACTTCGTCGACGGCGACGACAGCCTGCCCGACATCGACGGTCTGACCCTGGAGCCGCTGAGCTGGCTCCGTGCCGGGACGGAGTTCGAGCTCTTGTTCAGTCTCGACGCCGAGGGCGACGAGTTCCTGATCACCCTGGACTACCAGACCGGGCTGTACTCACCCGCCGGGGCGGAGGCGCTGTTGGAAGCGTTCGCCGCCATGCTGGAGGCGGTGGCCGGCGACTCCGAGGCCCGCAGTGGTGATGTCGCCTTCCCTCAGGGCTGCCGGATGCCGGTGATCGCGCCCGGAACCGAACCCGACACCGAGTTCGACCGCGCAGCCACCGTCCCCTCCACCGCCGTGGCGGCCAGTTTCACCGCCGAAGCGGCCGGCCCGGCGCTCGGCTTCTGGTTCGACCTGTTCGGCCGGCCGGCCAAGGTCGCCTTCGCACCCTACGCGCAGGTCGTACAACAACTCCTCGACCCGGACGCCGCCTTCGGCACGGCCGGGGCACGCGTCAACACCGTGCTGCTCCGCTGGGAGGACGGGGTCCGCCACCTCGGCCACGATCCGCGCGCTCTCGTCGGCGCCGTTGACGGCCCGGCCCGCTTCGACGCCGTAGTCCGCGACCTCGAAACCGCCCTCGGCGATCTGCACGCCGCCCTGCTCAGCCACCGCGCCTGGTGCCGGACACCGCTGCTGATGGCCATCTGCCCGGCCTCGCCCGGCTGGTCCGCGGAACCGTGGGCCACCCTGGAACGCGGGCTGACCGCACGGCTGACGCGGCTGGCCGCGACCCTGCCCGCCGTACGAGTTCTCGACGTCGGCCCCATCGCCGACCGGTACCCGGTGGAGCGACGCGACGACGAACACGCGGACCGTCTCGCGCACATGCCCTACACGCCGGAGTTCACGACGGTTCTGGGCACGGTGGTGGCCCGCGCTGTCCTGAGCACCGAACCGCGCGGCACCGTCTGCCTGGACCCCGGCCGTCTGCTGGGGCTCTGCGGCGGTACCGGGGCCGACGACGGCGAACGCGCCGCGCTCGTCGCCCGCGCGCTACGGCGAGCGACGGCCCAGAACCGCTCGCTGGTGTTCGCCGGTGCCGAGCCCGCCGTTCGACTGGAGCTCGCCGCCCGTCCGGACCTGCTGCCCGACGTGGATGCCGCCTTGTGGCTCGCCGGGCATTCCGTCGGGGACCTCGAAGCCGGATTCGCGGAGGCGGTCGCCGTCGGCGCCGTCGACCCGGCCGACTGCGTCGTGCTGGATCCGGACGCAGAACTCTGCGAGCGGCTGGGCGCCCGCTTCCCGGGCGTTCTCGCGGTCGCGATACCGGAGGAGGCGGACAGTACGCGCCACGTATTGGACCACCTGTGGGCGCTCGACCAGCCGATCTTCCCCGGGGAGTACGACGCCGACGCCGCCCTCGGGACCGCGCCGAGCGTCAGCGCGGCCGCCGGCTCGCGCATCCTGACCGAACTGTCGGACGCGGCCGGAATCCAGGCGGCCGTGGACCGGGCCCGCTGGCGCGTGTACCGAGGCGAATACGTCGAGCCGCGCACCGGGCGTGAACGGCAGTTGACCGAAATCCTGGCCCGGCTGCTCGGCATCGATCGCGTCGGGCTCTCCGACAGCTTCCTGGCGCTCGGCGGCGACTCGATGACCGCGATCCAGGTCGTCTCCCAGGCAGCCCGGTGCGGCATCAGCCTGTCGCCGCGTGCCGTCCTGGAGGCGGCGTCGGTCGCCGACCTGGCCGAGGCCGACGCGGCCCCGGTGGTCGTCGCCGATCAAGGCCCGGTCATCGGGCCGGTGGCCCTGGCCCCGGCTCAGCGGTGGTTCTTCGCCAACCCGCTCGGAGCCGGCGGCGACCCCAACTACTACAACCACCCCTACTACCTCACGGTGCGTCCGGACGTCACCGCGGAACACCTGGAAAGCGCTCTGCGTGTCCTCGTGGACCATCACGACGCACTCCGGCTGCGCTTCGCCCGCGGCGAGGACGGTGAGTGGCGGCAGTGGTCGGAGCCCACCGGCGTGGATGTGCCGTTCGAGCGCGTCGATCTGACCGGGACACCGGCCGAGGAGCGCGCCGAACGGGCCGAGGCTCTGGCCATCGGGCTCCAGAGCGGCCTCGACCTGGCTGCCGGGCCGACCCTGCGCGCGCTGCACCTGCACACCGACGGCGAGCCGGACAGGCTGCTGATCATCTGCCATCACCTGGTCGTGGACGGCATGTCCCGAGGCATCCTGCTGGAGGATCTGACCACCCTCACCGAACAGGCCGTCATGGCGGCACCGCTGCGCCTGCCTCCGAAGACCACGTCGTTCCGCGACTGGACCGACCGGGTCGACGAGTACGCGTCGAGCGAGGAACTCCTCGCCGAGGTGCCGTTCTGGCTGGAGCAGGTCGCCCCCACCCCGGAAGGTGTCCGCGCACCGGTCGTGCCGGTCGACCACGAGGGCGGATCGCGGGAGATGGCCTACATGGAGACCGCCGAGGTGCGGGTCAGCGCCGCGGAGACGGCCGCGGTGCAGCGGCTCGCCGTCGGCCGGGGCGCCAGCCTGTCCGACGCGGTCTTCGCCGCCTCGGCTTCGGTCCTGGCCGAATGGACCAGTAGCGACTCATGCCGGTTCGCGGTGGCCGGGCACGGGCGGCCCCACCGATTCCCGGACCTCGACCTGGTCCGGACGGTGGGCTGGTTCCAGATCTACTTCCCGATCGGTATCGACGTCGCCGATACCGAGGGCATGTCACTGGTGCAGTCGGTACACCGCCGGCTCGCGGTCGTCCCCGACTCCGGTTTCGGCTACGCGGTGCTGGCCGGCCAGCATGCCGATCCCGCACTGCGCGTCGGCCTGACGGGGGGCGAGCAGCCCTTGTTCAGCTTCAACTACATGGGTGAGTCCGGGTTCGAGCAGACCTCCGCGCACACGTCCCTGTTCGGGCACTGCCCCGATTCGTACGGACCCTGCCAGGACGGTGCGTGCACCTGGCCCTATCTGTTCGACCTGATGCCGGCCATCGTCGACGGCGCGCTGGTCCTTCAGATCTACTACCGGCGCAGCATCCATGACGCCGCGACCGTCACGGCGCTCGCCGAGCGCATCGCCGACCGATTCCGCGCCCTGGCCGCACCCACGGCCCAGTAA
- a CDS encoding type I polyketide synthase codes for MAAISSRSDRFLGEPEINSMREGPAVRYETSSSHDADLRGNSGADNSDANDHSGIGSDADGAGDLDIAVIGMAGSFPGAPDLDRFWEIVRAGHRTVRTVPAPGSGARGAALDAPTAVRAGGVLDGAELFDAAFFGYSPREAELLDPQQRVFLECAWTALEGAGYGSTVGRPVTGVYAGASLSTYLIRHLLPNPGLADLREEQMLGNITDTLATRAAYHLDLSGPAMSVQSACSTSLVAIHLACQALLAGDCEIAVAGGASVRLPQMSVHDGRGNGILSPDGGCLPFDARSAGTVSGNGVGAVVLKPLTAALADGDRVHAVVKATALNNDGRRKVGFTAPSVQGQSAVLRAARDLAGVDPADIGYLEAHGTATPLGDPIEFAALAEAFAGRDPELDGRCALGSVKALIGHLDAAAGITGFLKVVLALEHAVVPPSPYFGEPNPGIDLAGSPFEVPTAERTWGRPRGGRRLGAVSSFGMGGTNAHVILQEAPDPAPAGPPFRKRHLLVLSARTPSALETARERLREHLLTGPGSSPAELADAASTLQLGRTAFTHRMALIADSAADAAAALAPGSPAAMAGHVETGRRDIVFMFSGQGAQYVGMGAELYRTEPAYRDAFDTCADLLIPILGRDLRDLVLGDSAADRSSGAVEDPAVAELLRRTEFAQPALFAVEYALARLWESWGIRPAAMIGHSVGEYVAACLAGTMPLQDALRLIALRGRMMQALPPGRMLSVALPIQEAERFVRGDVAVAASNAPSLTVLSGPAEALDDIERTLAAKGVAVRPLHTSHAFHSPAMDPILEDFRALAAAVPLAAPAVPFVSNLTGTWITDEEATSPDYWVRHLRRRVRFHEGLVTLVETGPLALIEVGPGTALATLARQNPEMSGNLVVGSLPAPGRPVPADRTVTEALARLWLAGTEPDWTGYWRHDRRGRAELPTYPFERERYWIDPPTSDALIGLLPIASGEPVGTPTPTDAASAAAAHGDRAGEAAPAATLEAHPRRLATAYVAPRDDREEAVAEVWRDLLGIADIGVHDDFFELGGHSLLATRVVARLLDVLGVELPLSALMEAPTVAALCEYADEELMSAYLGSQSASQPAATDPLPDPRKEGVR; via the coding sequence ATGGCGGCAATATCAAGTCGCTCCGATAGGTTCCTCGGCGAGCCAGAAATCAATTCCATGAGGGAGGGGCCGGCGGTGCGCTACGAGACATCAAGCTCACATGATGCTGACCTTCGCGGGAACAGCGGAGCTGACAACTCTGATGCGAACGACCACTCCGGCATCGGTTCCGATGCCGACGGAGCCGGCGACCTCGACATCGCAGTGATCGGCATGGCGGGCTCCTTCCCCGGGGCGCCCGATCTCGACCGGTTCTGGGAGATCGTCCGTGCCGGGCATCGGACCGTACGGACGGTGCCGGCCCCCGGGTCCGGCGCCCGTGGTGCGGCCTTGGACGCCCCGACCGCCGTGCGCGCCGGGGGAGTGCTCGACGGGGCCGAGTTGTTCGACGCGGCGTTCTTCGGCTACAGCCCCCGCGAGGCCGAGCTGCTCGACCCCCAGCAGCGGGTTTTCCTGGAGTGCGCATGGACCGCCCTGGAGGGGGCCGGCTACGGCTCGACGGTCGGGCGGCCGGTCACCGGTGTCTACGCCGGGGCCAGCCTGAGCACCTATCTGATCCGCCATCTGCTGCCCAACCCGGGCCTCGCCGACCTGCGTGAGGAGCAGATGCTCGGCAACATCACCGACACCCTGGCCACCCGCGCCGCCTACCACCTGGACCTTTCGGGCCCTGCGATGTCGGTGCAGAGCGCCTGCTCGACCTCCCTGGTCGCGATCCACCTCGCCTGTCAGGCACTGCTCGCGGGCGACTGCGAGATCGCGGTGGCCGGCGGCGCCTCGGTGCGCCTGCCGCAGATGTCCGTCCACGACGGCCGTGGGAACGGCATCCTCTCCCCGGACGGCGGCTGCCTGCCCTTCGACGCCCGAAGCGCGGGCACCGTGAGCGGCAACGGTGTCGGTGCGGTGGTGCTCAAGCCGCTGACCGCCGCGCTCGCCGACGGAGACCGGGTCCACGCTGTCGTCAAGGCCACCGCTCTCAACAACGACGGCCGCCGCAAGGTCGGGTTCACCGCGCCCAGCGTCCAGGGCCAGTCTGCCGTGCTGCGCGCCGCCCGCGACCTCGCCGGAGTCGACCCGGCCGACATCGGCTATCTGGAGGCGCACGGCACCGCCACGCCGCTGGGCGACCCGATCGAGTTCGCGGCGCTCGCCGAGGCCTTCGCCGGGCGCGACCCCGAGCTGGACGGGCGTTGCGCCCTGGGCTCGGTCAAGGCCCTGATCGGACACCTGGACGCGGCCGCCGGCATCACCGGGTTCCTCAAGGTCGTGCTGGCACTGGAGCACGCCGTCGTGCCACCGAGTCCGTACTTCGGTGAGCCGAACCCCGGCATCGACCTGGCGGGCAGCCCGTTCGAGGTGCCCACCGCCGAGCGGACCTGGGGGCGGCCTCGCGGCGGGCGGCGCCTGGGGGCGGTGAGCAGCTTCGGCATGGGGGGCACCAACGCGCACGTGATCCTCCAGGAGGCGCCCGACCCGGCCCCGGCCGGTCCGCCGTTTCGCAAGCGGCACCTGCTTGTGCTCTCGGCCCGTACTCCGAGCGCGCTGGAAACGGCTCGGGAGCGGCTGCGTGAGCATCTCCTCACGGGACCGGGGTCCAGTCCTGCCGAACTCGCCGACGCCGCGTCCACCCTTCAACTCGGCCGCACCGCCTTCACGCATCGCATGGCCCTGATCGCGGACTCCGCAGCGGACGCTGCGGCCGCACTCGCCCCCGGATCGCCGGCGGCCATGGCCGGTCACGTCGAAACCGGCCGTCGCGACATCGTGTTCATGTTCTCCGGCCAAGGCGCTCAGTACGTCGGCATGGGAGCCGAGCTGTACCGCACCGAGCCCGCGTACCGCGACGCCTTCGACACCTGCGCAGACCTGCTCATCCCGATCCTTGGCCGGGACCTGCGCGACCTCGTCCTTGGCGATTCCGCAGCCGATCGATCCTCGGGCGCCGTGGAAGATCCGGCTGTCGCCGAACTGCTGCGCCGAACCGAATTCGCGCAGCCTGCTCTGTTCGCCGTCGAATACGCCCTCGCACGGCTCTGGGAGTCCTGGGGCATCCGGCCCGCGGCGATGATCGGCCACAGCGTCGGCGAGTACGTGGCCGCCTGCCTGGCCGGCACGATGCCCCTTCAAGACGCTCTGCGTCTGATCGCCCTGCGCGGGCGCATGATGCAGGCGCTGCCGCCGGGCCGCATGCTGTCGGTCGCGCTGCCGATCCAGGAGGCCGAGCGGTTCGTCCGGGGCGACGTGGCCGTCGCCGCGTCCAACGCCCCGTCGCTCACCGTCCTGTCCGGGCCGGCCGAGGCGCTCGACGACATCGAGCGGACGCTGGCCGCCAAGGGAGTCGCGGTGCGTCCGCTGCACACCTCGCACGCCTTCCACTCCCCGGCGATGGATCCCATCCTTGAGGACTTCCGCGCCCTCGCGGCCGCCGTCCCGCTCGCCGCCCCCGCTGTGCCGTTCGTCTCCAACCTGACCGGGACGTGGATCACCGACGAGGAGGCCACCTCGCCGGACTACTGGGTACGACACCTGCGCCGGCGGGTCCGCTTCCACGAGGGCCTCGTGACTCTCGTGGAGACCGGACCGCTGGCGCTGATCGAGGTCGGCCCGGGCACCGCCCTGGCCACCCTGGCCCGGCAGAACCCTGAGATGTCCGGGAACCTCGTGGTCGGTAGCCTGCCCGCGCCCGGCAGGCCGGTCCCCGCCGACCGGACCGTGACCGAGGCCCTGGCCCGGCTGTGGCTCGCCGGGACAGAGCCGGACTGGACCGGCTACTGGCGCCACGACCGGCGCGGGCGTGCGGAGTTGCCCACCTACCCGTTCGAGCGGGAACGCTACTGGATCGACCCGCCGACCTCCGACGCGCTCATCGGCCTGCTCCCCATCGCGAGCGGTGAACCGGTCGGCACGCCGACGCCCACCGACGCCGCCAGCGCCGCCGCCGCGCACGGGGACCGCGCCGGCGAGGCCGCGCCCGCCGCCACGCTCGAAGCACATCCGCGTCGCCTGGCCACCGCCTACGTCGCCCCCCGCGACGACCGTGAGGAAGCCGTCGCGGAGGTCTGGCGGGACCTGCTCGGCATCGCCGACATCGGCGTCCACGACGACTTCTTCGAGCTCGGCGGCCATTCCCTGCTGGCCACTCGCGTCGTGGCCCGCCTACTCGACGTCCTCGGCGTCGAACTCCCGCTCAGTGCCCTGATGGAGGCGCCGACCGTGGCGGCGCTGTGCGAGTACGCCGACGAAGAGCTCATGAGTGCCTACCTCGGCAGTCAGTCCGCGTCACAGCCCGCCGCCACCGATCCGCTGCCCGACCCCCGGAAAGAGGGCGTCCGATGA